In one Aquificaceae bacterium genomic region, the following are encoded:
- the arsB gene encoding arsenical efflux pump membrane protein ArsB: MEILLAPAIFLLTLLLVLARPWGIGIGWSAWLGAGLALVSGLISPEDILYIARLVWDATLAFVFLIFISIILDRAGFFEWFALKAIHMGGGKGMYLFLSLMLPGALISAIFANDGSALMLTPIIYSKIKHLNLPRRHILPYIMGAGFISDTASLPLVISNLTNIITAHYFRISFWEYAFYMLLPNAVSVLLSLLVLYLFYRRDLIKTYDKEVVQSLPPGYAIRDGFIFRMGFVVTGLLGLAFLCLELLRIEVPVSVVLGGCALLLALSTFKNKEVRLKEVFLFTPWNIVFFSIGMYAVVYSFKRVGYTDSISWIIRELSDYGELIAILGTGLLSASLSAVMNNLPTVMTMNIAISEAGLSEELTRALALANIVGTNIGPKLTPIGSLATLLWLHVLRHRGIHIGWWYYMKVGFVLTPPVLLGTLFSLWLSLWLLGRV, translated from the coding sequence ATGGAAATACTTCTGGCACCTGCCATTTTTCTTCTGACACTCCTTCTTGTATTAGCCCGGCCATGGGGTATTGGTATAGGCTGGTCTGCATGGCTGGGTGCAGGTCTTGCCCTTGTTTCTGGTCTTATAAGTCCTGAGGATATCCTCTACATCGCCAGACTAGTGTGGGACGCCACACTTGCCTTTGTGTTTCTTATATTCATCTCCATAATCCTTGACAGGGCTGGCTTTTTTGAGTGGTTTGCTCTGAAAGCCATACATATGGGGGGTGGGAAGGGAATGTACCTTTTCCTGTCCCTCATGCTCCCTGGAGCCCTCATATCCGCCATCTTTGCCAACGATGGCTCAGCCCTTATGCTCACGCCCATCATTTACTCCAAGATAAAGCACCTGAACCTTCCCAGAAGACACATACTCCCCTACATAATGGGTGCAGGCTTTATCTCTGACACAGCAAGCCTTCCCCTTGTAATATCCAACCTCACCAACATAATAACCGCCCACTACTTCCGCATAAGCTTCTGGGAGTATGCCTTCTATATGCTTCTGCCCAACGCAGTGTCCGTGCTGCTTAGTCTTTTGGTGCTCTACCTTTTCTACCGCAGAGACCTCATAAAGACGTACGATAAGGAGGTTGTCCAGAGCCTTCCACCAGGGTATGCCATAAGGGACGGCTTTATCTTTCGCATGGGCTTTGTGGTCACGGGGCTTCTGGGTCTTGCCTTCCTCTGCCTTGAGCTCCTTAGAATAGAGGTGCCTGTCTCTGTAGTGCTCGGGGGATGTGCTCTCCTTCTTGCTCTTTCCACTTTCAAAAACAAAGAGGTCAGACTGAAAGAAGTTTTTCTCTTTACGCCCTGGAACATCGTGTTTTTTTCAATAGGTATGTATGCAGTGGTCTATTCCTTCAAGAGGGTGGGCTATACGGACAGCATCTCTTGGATAATAAGGGAGCTTTCAGACTATGGAGAGTTGATTGCAATTCTGGGCACGGGCCTTTTGTCTGCATCCCTCTCTGCGGTTATGAACAACCTGCCAACGGTCATGACCATGAACATTGCCATATCAGAGGCTGGGCTAAGCGAGGAGCTAACCCGTGCCCTCGCCCTTGCCAACATAGTGGGAACCAACATAGGACCCAAGCTCACCCCAATAGGCTCACTGGCAACCCTTCTGTGGCTTCATGTTTTACGGCATAGAGGCATACACATAGGCTGGTGGTATTACATGAAGGTAGGCTTTGTGCTTACACCACCTGTGCTTCTCGGAACTCTCTTTTCTCTCTGGCTGTCTCTATGGCTTTTAGGGCGTGTATGA
- the cobA gene encoding uroporphyrinogen-III C-methyltransferase, whose amino-acid sequence MGKVYLVGAGPGDMELLTLKAYRLIRSAEVILYDRLVNPEILLLARPDCELVYVGKEDGRHLMEQERINELLLQYAHTRETVVRLKGGDPFVFGRGGEEALFLAQHGIDFEVVPGVSSAIAVPAYAGIPLTLRGISSSFAVITGHEDPRKGSSSIDWGSLKGINTLVFLMAVSNRQEIARRLMEVGRSPDEPVAFVERGTTSGQRVVITSLKELSENPPEVKPPAVMVVGKVVGLRDIMNLEGLAHSYTP is encoded by the coding sequence ATGGGTAAGGTTTACCTTGTGGGAGCAGGTCCAGGAGATATGGAGCTTCTTACCCTCAAGGCCTACAGGCTCATAAGGTCTGCAGAGGTCATACTCTACGACAGGCTCGTAAACCCTGAGATTCTTCTGCTTGCAAGACCAGACTGTGAGCTGGTATACGTGGGAAAAGAAGATGGCAGGCATCTTATGGAACAGGAAAGAATAAACGAGCTTCTGCTTCAGTATGCTCATACAAGGGAAACTGTGGTGAGGCTCAAGGGTGGTGACCCCTTTGTCTTTGGAAGAGGCGGTGAGGAAGCTCTCTTTCTGGCTCAGCATGGCATAGACTTTGAGGTGGTTCCGGGGGTAAGCTCTGCCATAGCTGTCCCTGCCTATGCGGGTATTCCTCTAACCTTGAGGGGCATTTCCTCCTCCTTTGCTGTGATAACAGGGCACGAGGACCCGAGAAAGGGAAGCTCCAGCATAGACTGGGGGAGCCTTAAGGGGATAAACACACTTGTATTTCTCATGGCTGTTTCTAACAGGCAGGAGATAGCAAGGAGGCTCATGGAGGTGGGTAGGAGTCCAGATGAGCCTGTTGCCTTTGTAGAGAGGGGGACAACCTCTGGGCAGAGGGTTGTGATAACAAGCCTGAAGGAGCTTTCTGAGAACCCTCCTGAGGTAAAGCCTCCTGCGGTTATGGTGGTGGGAAAGGTGGTGGGCTTGAGAGATATAATGAACCTTGAGGGGTTAGCTCATTCATACACGCCCTAA
- a CDS encoding uroporphyrinogen-III synthase, whose product MSLRGKRIAVCATRRVEEIVEKISQMGGKPYVEEIVRIEYLPEQEVYEALKRAMEEEPSYFVFTTGEGAERLFEIAERHGLLHRLNSLLLKAHIVVRGYKARGALARRGYSATPVESTSDIVKLLRKMDIKGKSILIQMFGEDLPELERFVYGRDGNLIKVWVYRYVPDSEKIDTFIDRLLKGFYHAVLFTSAFQVRHLYRRAKEKGVHSELSNRMNQKLLSVAMGTTTAQALFENGVLRVLIPEKERLSFAVRELERAFKDG is encoded by the coding sequence ATGAGTTTAAGAGGGAAGAGGATTGCAGTGTGTGCCACAAGAAGAGTTGAGGAGATAGTGGAAAAGATAAGTCAGATGGGAGGAAAGCCATATGTGGAAGAGATAGTGAGGATAGAGTATCTGCCAGAGCAGGAGGTGTATGAGGCACTCAAAAGAGCTATGGAAGAAGAACCGTCTTATTTTGTTTTCACCACAGGGGAGGGTGCGGAGAGGCTTTTTGAAATAGCGGAGCGTCATGGCCTTTTACACAGGCTCAACAGCCTTCTCCTAAAAGCCCACATTGTGGTTCGGGGCTACAAGGCAAGGGGTGCTCTTGCCAGAAGGGGCTACAGTGCCACTCCAGTGGAAAGCACATCGGATATAGTAAAGCTCCTGAGAAAAATGGATATAAAAGGTAAGTCCATCCTTATCCAGATGTTCGGGGAAGACCTGCCAGAGCTGGAAAGGTTTGTATACGGCAGAGATGGCAATCTGATAAAGGTCTGGGTTTACAGGTATGTGCCTGACAGTGAGAAGATTGACACCTTCATTGACAGGCTTTTGAAGGGCTTTTACCATGCGGTGCTCTTTACCTCTGCCTTTCAGGTAAGACATCTATACAGAAGGGCGAAAGAAAAGGGAGTGCATTCTGAGCTCAGCAACAGAATGAACCAGAAACTTCTTTCCGTTGCCATGGGAACAACCACCGCACAGGCTCTCTTTGAGAATGGCGTCCTGAGAGTCCTGATTCCTGAAAAGGAAAGGCTCAGCTTCGCAGTTAGAGAACTTGAAAGGGCTTTTAAGGATGGGTAA
- a CDS encoding nitrate reductase, producing the protein MRFQCPYCGVGCGLLFQEGKVRGDREHTASRGDLCQKPLYYPKVMQKDRLLKPLFRENKKDPFKEIGWKEAYRIVASRLQSLSPEEVYFYLSGQLMTEEIYLINKFVKGFLRTNNIDANSRLCMATPATAYRLSFGSDGPPCSYEDIEDSEAFVFAGSNALWTHPVLFKRVMKVRHGNPHSKIVVIDPVKTETARKADMHIQLRAGTDTVLFNSVLCLLYRKGWINEEFVKKHVEGFEEAVENALKYPPELASRICEIEEKEIYMLAELYAFSKKLISFWCQGLNQSPNALMNNLSLINLHLATGRLNSRGCPFSLTGQPNAMGGREMGYLSSGLPGYRDVRKKEDRSFMEEFWGIPHGSIRAEPGPTITDAVHLMLEGKIKFLWVVCTNPALTLPDLKSVWEAFEKVFLVVQDAYWTDTCSFANLVLPAAQMGEKEGVMTGSDRTVSYCEKFSEPLGEAKPDWLIFKELAERLGYGEFFSYTSSGEIFAELKKATEGRLCDISRFEREELPQRWGGRWLYPDLVFPTESGKARMHPTTYKHRDGDFILITGRTKNQWHTMTRTGKSPELLRGEEEPFLLMSREDRERFGIGENHCVKLVSSGGDTVLKVRFGEIKCGHLFAPFGYGLRYGAVINTLTENRTDPVSKQPELKFTHVKVEAVG; encoded by the coding sequence ATGAGGTTTCAGTGCCCATACTGCGGTGTTGGCTGTGGCCTCCTTTTTCAGGAGGGGAAGGTGAGGGGCGACAGGGAGCATACAGCTTCAAGGGGAGACCTCTGTCAAAAGCCCCTTTACTATCCTAAGGTCATGCAAAAAGACAGGCTCTTAAAGCCCCTCTTCAGAGAAAACAAAAAAGACCCCTTTAAGGAAATCGGCTGGAAAGAGGCATACCGCATAGTTGCTTCAAGACTGCAGAGCCTTAGCCCTGAGGAGGTCTACTTCTACCTTTCAGGACAGCTCATGACGGAGGAGATATACCTTATAAACAAGTTTGTAAAGGGCTTTCTGAGAACTAACAACATAGACGCCAACTCAAGGCTGTGCATGGCAACGCCTGCGACCGCCTACAGGCTCTCCTTTGGCTCTGACGGTCCTCCCTGCTCTTATGAGGACATAGAAGACTCAGAGGCCTTTGTCTTTGCAGGCTCAAACGCCCTGTGGACCCACCCAGTGCTTTTCAAAAGAGTTATGAAAGTAAGACATGGAAATCCCCACTCAAAGATAGTGGTAATAGACCCGGTAAAAACAGAGACTGCAAGGAAGGCGGACATGCACATACAACTTAGGGCTGGCACCGATACGGTGCTTTTCAACTCCGTGCTTTGCCTTCTCTACAGGAAGGGATGGATAAACGAGGAGTTTGTGAAGAAACATGTGGAAGGCTTTGAAGAGGCTGTGGAAAACGCCCTCAAATATCCCCCAGAGCTTGCCTCACGCATATGTGAAATAGAGGAAAAGGAGATTTACATGCTTGCGGAACTGTATGCCTTCAGTAAAAAGCTCATCTCCTTCTGGTGTCAGGGGCTCAACCAGTCACCCAATGCCCTCATGAACAACCTGAGCCTCATTAACCTTCATCTTGCGACGGGAAGGCTCAACTCAAGGGGATGCCCCTTCTCTCTCACCGGACAGCCCAACGCCATGGGTGGCAGGGAGATGGGTTACCTTTCCAGTGGACTGCCCGGATACAGGGATGTAAGGAAGAAAGAGGACAGGAGCTTTATGGAAGAATTCTGGGGCATACCCCATGGTAGCATAAGGGCTGAGCCTGGTCCGACCATAACTGACGCAGTGCATCTTATGCTTGAGGGAAAGATAAAGTTTCTCTGGGTTGTATGCACAAACCCTGCGTTAACCCTTCCCGACCTTAAAAGCGTGTGGGAGGCTTTTGAGAAGGTTTTTCTCGTGGTTCAGGATGCATACTGGACTGATACCTGCTCTTTTGCAAACCTTGTGCTTCCCGCCGCACAGATGGGTGAAAAGGAAGGGGTCATGACCGGCTCAGACAGGACGGTGAGCTACTGCGAGAAGTTTTCAGAACCGCTGGGAGAGGCAAAGCCGGACTGGCTCATCTTCAAGGAGCTTGCGGAGAGACTTGGCTATGGAGAGTTCTTTTCCTATACAAGCTCCGGTGAAATATTCGCAGAACTCAAAAAGGCGACAGAGGGAAGGCTCTGTGATATAAGCAGGTTTGAGAGGGAGGAGCTCCCCCAGAGATGGGGTGGAAGATGGCTTTACCCGGACCTGGTCTTTCCTACAGAGAGCGGTAAGGCAAGAATGCACCCCACAACCTACAAGCACAGAGATGGGGACTTTATTCTTATAACGGGAAGGACCAAAAACCAGTGGCACACCATGACAAGAACCGGCAAAAGTCCCGAACTCCTCAGAGGTGAAGAGGAGCCTTTTCTTCTCATGAGCAGGGAAGATAGGGAAAGATTCGGAATAGGGGAGAATCATTGCGTGAAGCTGGTTTCCTCAGGGGGTGATACGGTGCTGAAGGTAAGGTTTGGAGAGATAAAGTGCGGTCACCTCTTTGCCCCCTTTGGCTACGGATTGAGGTATGGTGCGGTCATAAACACGCTTACAGAAAACCGCACAGACCCGGTATCAAAACAGCCAGAGCTGAAGTTTACACACGTCAAGGTGGAGGCTGTGGGATGA
- a CDS encoding ABC transporter ATP-binding protein, with protein sequence MRAYLEIFNLTVRFGNNVVLKELDLLIDRGEFVSIIGHSGCGKSTLLGVVAGLVRPAEGSVSLDGKEITEPGPDRAVVFQNYSLLPWLSLYENVMVAVRSLFSGESLKEMTVRAQELLRLAGLWEHRHKLPSQVSGGMKQRTALVRALAVDPKVLLLDEPFGALDALTRATLQDELLRIWERDKKTVLMVTHDVEEAIYMSDRIVVMSNGPSARVYEILSVDIRRPRLREELIKTREYTQLKEHLLYTLRERLRKKEVA encoded by the coding sequence ATGAGAGCTTATTTAGAGATATTTAACCTGACGGTTAGGTTTGGAAACAATGTGGTGCTCAAGGAACTTGACTTGCTGATAGACAGAGGGGAGTTTGTAAGCATAATAGGGCATTCGGGCTGTGGAAAGTCCACTCTCCTTGGGGTAGTGGCGGGGCTTGTGAGACCTGCGGAGGGCTCTGTTTCCCTTGATGGGAAAGAAATAACAGAGCCCGGACCAGACAGGGCTGTGGTTTTTCAGAACTATTCCCTCCTGCCGTGGCTTTCTCTGTATGAAAACGTGATGGTGGCGGTGAGGTCCCTTTTTTCTGGAGAGAGTCTGAAGGAGATGACAGTGAGGGCTCAAGAGCTTCTTCGCCTTGCAGGACTCTGGGAACACAGACACAAGCTACCCTCTCAGGTCTCTGGAGGTATGAAGCAGAGGACTGCACTGGTCAGAGCTCTGGCAGTGGACCCCAAGGTGCTCCTCCTTGACGAGCCCTTTGGAGCTCTGGACGCCCTCACAAGGGCAACCCTTCAGGACGAGCTTCTGAGAATATGGGAAAGGGACAAAAAGACGGTTCTGATGGTCACCCATGATGTAGAGGAAGCCATATACATGTCTGACCGCATAGTGGTCATGAGCAACGGACCATCCGCGAGGGTCTACGAGATACTCTCTGTGGACATAAGGAGACCAAGGCTCAGGGAAGAGCTGATAAAGACAAGAGAATACACCCAGCTAAAAGAACACCTTCTCTACACCCTGAGAGAAAGGCTGAGGAAAAAGGAAGTGGCATGA
- the ntrB gene encoding nitrate ABC transporter permease, which yields MVQTEKAKISRFIKPSLDLSTLKGMATALILSLFGIFLFVLLWSLLSFFLKDLPGPLSTFKNLASLLSNPFYDSGPNDKGIGWQMLASLKRVFIGFLIGSLIAVPVGFLIGISSKMRSIFNPVVQLLRPVSPMAWFPIGLALMKNSNEASIFVITITSLWPTLINTAVGASSVPEDFRNVSRVFKFPAHIYITKVLLPHTLPYMLTGFRLSLGIGWMVIVASEMLAGGTGIGFFVWDSWNALNLENVLSAIILIGLVGLAIDLVLTKLSEKARR from the coding sequence ATGGTGCAGACTGAAAAGGCTAAGATTTCAAGGTTCATAAAACCATCTTTAGACCTCAGCACCCTTAAGGGGATGGCGACCGCTCTTATACTTTCACTTTTTGGCATCTTCCTCTTTGTTCTTCTGTGGTCCCTCCTCTCCTTTTTTCTCAAAGACCTTCCCGGTCCACTCAGCACTTTCAAAAACCTTGCCAGTCTTCTTTCTAACCCCTTCTACGATAGCGGTCCCAACGACAAGGGCATAGGCTGGCAGATGCTTGCATCCCTCAAGAGGGTCTTCATAGGCTTTCTCATAGGTTCTCTTATAGCAGTTCCCGTGGGTTTTCTAATTGGGATTAGCTCAAAGATGAGAAGCATCTTCAACCCGGTGGTTCAGCTTCTCAGACCAGTCTCGCCCATGGCGTGGTTTCCCATAGGTCTTGCTCTGATGAAAAACTCCAACGAGGCGTCCATCTTTGTGATAACCATTACCTCCCTCTGGCCCACCCTCATAAACACTGCAGTGGGTGCCTCCTCTGTGCCTGAGGACTTTAGAAACGTGTCAAGAGTCTTCAAATTTCCAGCTCACATATACATCACGAAGGTGCTCCTGCCCCACACTCTTCCGTATATGCTCACAGGCTTCAGGCTTAGTCTTGGTATTGGATGGATGGTTATAGTGGCGTCGGAGATGCTGGCCGGTGGCACGGGTATTGGCTTTTTTGTATGGGATTCCTGGAACGCTCTAAACCTTGAAAACGTGCTGTCCGCCATAATCCTTATAGGGCTTGTGGGTCTTGCCATTGACCTTGTGCTTACAAAGCTGTCGGAGAAGGCGAGGAGGTAA
- a CDS encoding CmpA/NrtA family ABC transporter substrate-binding protein, which produces MNRRDFIRKSSMLLAGAGLAGPYISKAQAKLRIGYIPLTDCASVVMAQELGLYKKHGVSVEISKEASWPNVRDKLLNGELKASHCLFGMPFSVHMGIGGPAGRVMPIGMILNFNGQAITLSQEDFGGKVGFREISKVKAVVDELKGKGRNVTFAMTFPGGTHDIWLRYWLGACGINPKEVRVIPIPPPQMVANMKVNNMDGYCVGEPWNEVAVREGIGFTHLATQDIWKHHPEKALVFNEEYLSKNREEAKAIMKAVIEASMWLDDMKNRKEASKVLAKYVNAKPEDIETRLLGVYHLGKGLGEHTYRDDYMLFFKKGDVNLPKYSYGIFFLAQYRRWGMIKERPDYLGIAKKLIDKPLFMEVAREMKLSVKDDDMKPLSGFIDGVVFDPNKPEESIRAYKVKEV; this is translated from the coding sequence ATGAACAGGAGAGACTTTATCAGGAAAAGCTCCATGCTCCTTGCGGGCGCGGGTCTGGCTGGACCCTACATAAGCAAAGCTCAGGCAAAACTCAGAATAGGCTACATACCCCTGACTGACTGTGCCTCCGTTGTGATGGCTCAAGAGCTTGGGCTCTACAAAAAGCATGGCGTAAGTGTGGAAATATCAAAGGAGGCAAGCTGGCCAAACGTCAGGGACAAACTGCTCAACGGAGAACTCAAAGCCAGCCACTGCCTGTTTGGCATGCCCTTCTCAGTTCACATGGGCATAGGTGGTCCTGCCGGCAGGGTGATGCCCATAGGAATGATCCTTAACTTCAACGGTCAGGCTATAACTCTCTCTCAGGAGGATTTTGGGGGAAAGGTGGGCTTCAGAGAGATAAGCAAGGTAAAGGCGGTTGTGGATGAGCTAAAGGGTAAGGGGAGGAATGTTACCTTTGCCATGACTTTCCCCGGAGGAACTCATGACATATGGCTCAGATACTGGCTCGGCGCCTGCGGTATAAACCCAAAGGAGGTGAGGGTCATACCCATACCACCCCCTCAGATGGTCGCCAACATGAAGGTGAACAACATGGACGGATACTGCGTGGGTGAACCATGGAATGAAGTGGCTGTCAGAGAAGGCATAGGCTTTACCCACCTTGCCACTCAGGACATATGGAAACACCACCCAGAAAAAGCCCTTGTGTTCAATGAGGAATATCTGAGTAAGAACAGAGAAGAAGCCAAGGCAATCATGAAGGCGGTAATAGAAGCCAGCATGTGGCTTGATGACATGAAAAACAGAAAAGAGGCTTCAAAGGTGCTTGCAAAATATGTAAACGCAAAGCCTGAAGATATTGAAACAAGGCTTCTGGGCGTATACCACCTCGGGAAGGGTCTTGGAGAGCACACCTACAGGGACGACTACATGCTCTTTTTCAAGAAAGGTGATGTTAACCTTCCTAAGTATTCCTACGGAATCTTTTTCCTCGCCCAATACAGAAGGTGGGGGATGATAAAGGAAAGACCCGACTACTTGGGAATTGCGAAAAAGCTCATAGACAAGCCCCTGTTTATGGAAGTTGCCAGGGAGATGAAGTTGAGCGTAAAAGACGATGACATGAAGCCTCTGAGCGGTTTTATAGATGGAGTTGTCTTTGACCCCAACAAGCCAGAGGAGTCCATCAGAGCGTACAAAGTCAAGGAGGTCTAA
- the cynS gene encoding cyanase — translation MKPITREELRNLVLWMKDRKGLTWESLAKEIGKSPLYTAMLLYGYGQATEEEADILVRILELPEEAKHVFMKAPYRSPSQPWPPTDPFVYRLYEIVLLYGPVIKDVAHELFGDGIMSAIDMSIDLSRVEDSQGNPRMLLCFNGKWLYYKKF, via the coding sequence ATGAAGCCTATTACCAGAGAAGAGCTGAGAAACCTTGTCCTGTGGATGAAAGATAGGAAAGGACTGACGTGGGAAAGTCTGGCAAAGGAGATTGGCAAAAGCCCTCTATACACTGCCATGCTACTTTACGGCTATGGGCAGGCAACAGAAGAGGAGGCAGATATTCTTGTCAGGATTCTTGAGCTACCCGAAGAGGCAAAACATGTTTTCATGAAAGCTCCCTACAGGTCTCCTTCACAGCCATGGCCACCCACTGACCCCTTTGTCTACAGGCTGTATGAGATAGTGCTCCTATACGGTCCGGTTATAAAGGACGTAGCTCATGAACTTTTTGGGGATGGAATAATGAGTGCAATAGACATGTCCATAGACCTTAGCAGGGTGGAGGATTCTCAGGGTAATCCCAGGATGCTTCTCTGTTTCAACGGCAAATGGCTTTACTACAAAAAATTCTGA
- a CDS encoding P-II family nitrogen regulator → MKMVKAIIRPEKLYEVVEALEERGFRGFTVMDVVGRGREGGLKFGDAVYLELAKTLLLIAVRDEDVERVVEIIKKHASLGMFGDGKVFVCPVEEVWTIRTGKREEVVR, encoded by the coding sequence ATGAAGATGGTGAAGGCAATCATTAGGCCAGAGAAGCTCTACGAAGTAGTAGAAGCTCTTGAGGAGAGGGGTTTTAGAGGGTTTACTGTGATGGATGTAGTGGGGAGGGGGAGGGAGGGGGGACTAAAGTTTGGAGATGCAGTCTATCTGGAGCTTGCCAAGACACTCCTGCTAATAGCGGTTCGGGATGAGGATGTGGAAAGGGTGGTGGAGATTATAAAAAAGCACGCAAGCCTTGGCATGTTTGGTGATGGCAAGGTCTTTGTCTGCCCGGTTGAGGAGGTCTGGACCATAAGGACTGGTAAAAGGGAGGAGGTAGTGAGATGA
- a CDS encoding P-II family nitrogen regulator, which produces MKELIVIVRREKAQDVKALLHEMGLDYVSKPVLGKGKEGGIGYSTRKGVFTSMIPKVLILSWVEDALYNDVVSRILRVAYTGHYGDGKIFVMGGMS; this is translated from the coding sequence TTGAAGGAGCTAATAGTCATAGTCAGGCGAGAGAAGGCTCAGGATGTAAAGGCTCTCCTTCATGAGATGGGGCTTGATTATGTATCAAAACCAGTTCTTGGAAAGGGGAAAGAAGGTGGTATTGGCTACTCAACCAGAAAGGGTGTTTTTACCTCAATGATTCCAAAGGTCCTCATCCTGAGCTGGGTAGAGGATGCTCTCTACAACGATGTGGTCAGCCGGATTCTCAGGGTTGCATATACAGGCCACTACGGCGATGGGAAGATTTTTGTGATGGGAGGTATGTCATGA